A single genomic interval of Phocoenobacter uteri harbors:
- the rbsB gene encoding ribose ABC transporter substrate-binding protein RbsB, with protein MKKFTKLASVMMLGLMATGSVLAKDTIALAISTLDNPFFVTLKEGAESKAKELGYDLIVLDSRNDPAKELANVEDVTVRGAKVLLINPTDSQAVGNAVKIANKKHIPVITLDRNASEGEVVSHIASDNVLGGKLAGDFIAEKLGKNAKVIQLEGIPGASAARERGEGFQQAVKAHNFDVLASQPADFDRTKGLNVMENLLTSKPDVKAVFAQNDEMALGALRATMAANKKDILIVGFDGTDEGLQAVKRGKLGATIAQQPALIGQYGIEAADKVLKGEKVEASIPVPLKVVTK; from the coding sequence ATGAAAAAGTTTACTAAATTAGCGTCTGTGATGATGTTAGGTCTTATGGCAACAGGTAGTGTTCTTGCAAAAGATACCATTGCTCTAGCAATCTCAACCTTAGACAACCCATTCTTTGTAACTTTAAAAGAAGGGGCGGAGTCAAAAGCAAAAGAGCTTGGCTATGATTTAATTGTGTTGGATTCACGCAACGACCCAGCAAAAGAGCTTGCGAACGTGGAAGATGTAACCGTGCGTGGTGCAAAAGTATTGCTTATCAACCCAACAGATTCACAAGCGGTTGGGAATGCAGTAAAAATTGCAAATAAAAAACATATCCCCGTGATCACATTAGACCGTAATGCTAGTGAAGGCGAAGTGGTAAGCCACATTGCCTCTGATAACGTATTAGGTGGAAAATTAGCTGGCGATTTTATTGCTGAAAAATTAGGCAAAAATGCAAAAGTAATTCAATTAGAAGGTATTCCAGGTGCGTCAGCTGCTCGTGAACGTGGTGAAGGTTTCCAGCAAGCAGTTAAAGCACACAACTTTGACGTACTTGCAAGCCAACCAGCAGATTTTGACCGCACCAAAGGCTTAAACGTAATGGAAAACTTACTGACGTCTAAACCTGATGTGAAAGCCGTATTTGCACAAAACGATGAAATGGCACTAGGTGCATTGCGTGCAACAATGGCAGCAAACAAAAAAGACATTTTAATCGTAGGCTTTGATGGTACAGACGAAGGTTTACAAGCAGTTAAACGTGGTAAACTTGGTGCAACTATCGCTCAACAGCCTGCGTTAATCGGTCAATATGGTATTGAAGCAGCAGATAAAGTCTTAAAAGGCGAAAAAGTGGAAGCAAGCATTCCAGTACCATTAAAAGTGGTAACGAAATAA
- the rbsK gene encoding ribokinase codes for MSNHRLVVLGSINADHVVYTKRFPQAGETIFGTKYQIAYGGKGANQAVAAARLGAKVDFIGCIGDDSIGQEMKTAFEKDNINTQHIFKISQEMTGIAMIQVTEQAENSIVICAGANAHLLPERLTECQSTIQNADALLMQLETPLETIIQATNIAFESGVKVILNPAPARTLPDELLEKLYMITPNETEAELLTGIKVTDEQSAQQAAQVFHQKGIEYVLITLGSKGVYCSHQNQGEIIKGFKVNAIDTTAAGDTFNGALLTALLEQKPMPEAITFAHAAAALSVTKKGAQSSIPSREDVMNFLQSQ; via the coding sequence ATGTCAAATCATCGCCTTGTTGTGCTTGGCAGTATCAATGCTGATCACGTTGTTTATACCAAACGCTTCCCACAAGCTGGGGAAACTATTTTTGGCACAAAATATCAAATTGCTTACGGTGGCAAAGGTGCTAATCAAGCCGTTGCTGCGGCAAGGTTAGGGGCAAAGGTTGATTTTATTGGTTGTATTGGCGATGATTCGATTGGACAAGAAATGAAAACTGCCTTTGAAAAAGATAATATCAACACTCAACATATTTTTAAAATATCCCAAGAAATGACAGGGATTGCAATGATCCAAGTAACAGAACAAGCAGAAAATAGCATTGTGATTTGTGCGGGAGCAAACGCTCACTTATTACCTGAACGCTTAACTGAATGTCAATCAACAATACAAAATGCCGATGCTTTGTTAATGCAACTTGAAACGCCCCTTGAAACTATTATTCAAGCCACAAATATTGCTTTTGAAAGCGGTGTAAAAGTGATTTTAAACCCCGCCCCTGCTCGTACATTGCCTGATGAATTATTAGAAAAATTGTATATGATTACCCCAAATGAAACCGAAGCGGAATTATTAACAGGTATTAAGGTAACCGATGAACAATCGGCTCAACAAGCCGCCCAAGTATTTCATCAAAAAGGCATTGAATATGTGCTGATAACCTTAGGTTCTAAGGGCGTTTATTGTAGCCATCAAAATCAAGGTGAAATTATCAAAGGGTTTAAAGTGAATGCGATTGATACCACCGCCGCTGGCGATACTTTTAATGGTGCATTATTAACGGCATTACTCGAACAAAAACCAATGCCAGAGGCGATCACCTTTGCTCACGCAGCCGCCGCACTTTCAGTGACGAAAAAAGGAGCACAATCTTCAATTCCTAGCCGAGAAGATGTGATGAATTTTTTACAATCTCAATAA